A region of Veillonellaceae bacterium DNA encodes the following proteins:
- a CDS encoding cold-shock protein, with amino-acid sequence MKGTVKWFSAEKGYGFIEREEGGDVFVHFSAIQSDGFKTLNEGQKVDFEIIDGARGPQAANVKVEG; translated from the coding sequence ATGAAAGGTACAGTTAAGTGGTTCAGTGCAGAAAAGGGCTATGGCTTTATTGAAAGAGAAGAAGGCGGAGATGTTTTTGTTCATTTCTCTGCTATTCAGTCCGATGGCTTCAAGACACTGAATGAAGGTCAGAAAGTTGATTTCGAAATTATTGATGGTGCAAGAGGACCGCAGGCTGCAAACGTAAAAGTTGAAGGCTGA
- a CDS encoding amino acid ABC transporter permease, with amino-acid sequence MDFELIEHALPILLLGAGVTIEITAVSVAIGFFIGLFVGIARISQMKILRILATIYADCIRGTPLLVQIFLIYFALPIVTGHRVEPFAAAVTACGINSGAYVSEIFRAGIQSIDIGQTEAGRSLGLTWWQTMYYVILPQAVRNILPPLGNEFIAMLKDSSLVSVIGFEELTRRGQLIIAQTYGSFEIWTTVAILYLIMTLAISRVVAALEKR; translated from the coding sequence ATGGATTTTGAACTTATTGAGCATGCCCTTCCCATACTGCTTCTTGGAGCAGGTGTGACGATTGAAATCACAGCGGTCAGCGTTGCCATTGGTTTCTTTATTGGCTTGTTTGTGGGCATTGCCAGAATTTCCCAGATGAAGATTTTAAGAATTCTGGCCACTATTTACGCTGACTGCATCAGAGGAACTCCTCTGCTGGTGCAAATCTTCCTTATATATTTTGCACTGCCAATTGTTACAGGGCACAGAGTTGAACCTTTTGCAGCTGCCGTTACTGCCTGTGGTATTAATAGCGGTGCTTATGTTTCTGAAATTTTCAGAGCAGGAATCCAGTCAATCGATATCGGTCAGACCGAAGCAGGAAGATCTTTGGGATTAACATGGTGGCAGACGATGTACTATGTAATACTGCCGCAGGCGGTCAGAAACATTCTGCCGCCGCTCGGTAATGAATTCATTGCGATGCTGAAAGATTCTTCTTTGGTTTCAGTTATTGGATTTGAAGAATTGACAAGAAGAGGACAGTTAATTATCGCTCAGACGTATGGATCCTTTGAAATTTGGACAACCGTTGCAATTCTTTACCTCATTATGACATTAGCAATTTCTCGAGTAGTTGCCGCTTTGGAAAAGAGATAA
- a CDS encoding amino acid ABC transporter ATP-binding protein — translation MIEINHISKKFGDLTVLKDISLKVREKEVVVIIGPSGSGKSTLLRCINGLETPTSGAIFFDGLEVNGEKNINYVRTEVGMVFQRFNLFPHMTVLQNLMLAPMKVRKISSDEAKERGMLLLKKVGLADKADYKPAQLSGGQQQRVAIARALAMKPKALLFDEPTSALDPEMVHEVLDVMKEVAEEGMTMVVVTHEMGFAREVGSRVVFIDQGVIVEEGTPEDVFNHTKEDRTKEFLSQVL, via the coding sequence TTGATAGAGATCAACCATATCAGCAAGAAGTTTGGTGATCTTACAGTTTTAAAAGACATCAGCCTGAAGGTCAGGGAAAAAGAAGTTGTGGTTATCATAGGACCGTCCGGTTCAGGGAAAAGTACGCTTTTACGCTGCATAAACGGACTTGAAACACCGACATCGGGCGCTATTTTCTTTGATGGCCTTGAGGTTAACGGAGAAAAGAACATCAATTACGTAAGAACTGAAGTTGGTATGGTCTTTCAGCGGTTTAATTTGTTCCCGCACATGACAGTACTGCAAAACCTTATGCTGGCGCCTATGAAGGTAAGAAAGATTTCCTCTGATGAGGCGAAGGAAAGAGGTATGCTTCTTCTGAAGAAAGTCGGCCTTGCTGATAAAGCGGATTACAAACCGGCACAGCTCTCAGGCGGTCAGCAGCAGCGAGTCGCGATTGCCCGTGCTCTTGCGATGAAGCCGAAAGCTCTCTTGTTTGATGAACCGACTTCTGCACTGGATCCAGAAATGGTCCATGAAGTATTGGACGTCATGAAGGAAGTTGCTGAAGAGGGAATGACTATGGTCGTCGTTACTCACGAAATGGGATTTGCCCGTGAGGTTGGATCGCGCGTGGTATTTATCGACCAGGGCGTCATAGTAGAAGAAGGTACTCCGGAAGACGTGTTCAATCATACAAAAGAAGACCGGACAAAGGAATTCCTCTCCCAGGTTCTCTAA
- the gltX gene encoding glutamate--tRNA ligase: MEKKVKVRFAPSPTGPFHIGGARSALFNWLYAHHMNGTFLVRIEDTDLKRSTKESEENIKDSLKWLGLNWDEGIDVGGDNGPYRQTERLDIYNAEVKKLIDEGKAYYCYCTEEELEESRKEQIAAGKTPVYDGHCEHLTQEQIDQYKAEGRKPVVRLKVRKDGVFAFDDMVRGHVEFQASGIGDFIIVKSDGIPVYNFAVVIDDAKMGVTHVIRAEEHLSNTPRQLAIYEALGYEVPKFGHISLILGADHKKMSKRHGATSVTEYRNMGYLPQAMFNYLALLGWAPQGEQEIFSVDELVKQFSMNRVSSNDAVFDIEKLNWINFQYMKQLTPDQLLELTLPFIEKAGYVQESIDADKKEWLKAVVWYVRDHLYYGAQAPENVKVFFEDLPVLQDPELLAVMQAETSALIIKSFAEELKHLESFDADSIKSCFTRLMKETKVKGKAAFEPVRIALTGVTHGPGLYDMIALFGKEKAVKRLEDALAYCSDN; this comes from the coding sequence TGGAGAAGAAAGTTAAAGTTCGTTTTGCACCAAGTCCTACAGGACCTTTTCATATTGGCGGCGCCAGATCTGCTTTGTTCAACTGGCTCTATGCACATCACATGAATGGTACATTCCTGGTTAGAATTGAAGACACAGACTTAAAGAGATCTACGAAAGAATCCGAAGAAAACATAAAGGATTCTCTGAAGTGGTTGGGACTTAACTGGGATGAAGGCATCGATGTGGGAGGAGACAATGGCCCATACAGACAGACTGAACGTCTCGATATTTACAATGCAGAAGTTAAGAAACTGATTGATGAAGGAAAAGCCTACTACTGCTACTGCACAGAAGAAGAACTGGAAGAAAGCAGAAAAGAACAGATAGCAGCAGGCAAGACTCCGGTTTATGATGGACATTGCGAACATTTAACGCAGGAACAGATTGATCAGTATAAGGCTGAAGGTCGCAAACCGGTCGTCCGCCTGAAAGTTAGAAAAGACGGTGTGTTTGCATTTGATGATATGGTCAGAGGCCATGTTGAGTTCCAGGCATCCGGAATCGGTGATTTCATCATTGTAAAATCCGATGGCATTCCGGTGTACAATTTTGCTGTAGTTATCGATGATGCCAAGATGGGGGTTACCCACGTTATCCGTGCTGAAGAACACCTTTCCAATACACCCAGACAGTTAGCTATTTATGAAGCGCTGGGTTATGAAGTTCCTAAGTTTGGTCATATTTCTCTGATTCTGGGTGCTGACCATAAGAAGATGAGTAAGAGACATGGCGCTACTTCAGTGACTGAATATAGAAATATGGGATATCTCCCGCAGGCTATGTTCAATTACCTGGCTTTGCTTGGATGGGCACCGCAGGGAGAACAGGAAATTTTCTCAGTAGATGAATTAGTCAAGCAGTTCTCTATGAACCGTGTTTCCTCCAATGATGCTGTTTTTGACATTGAAAAGCTGAACTGGATCAATTTCCAGTATATGAAGCAGTTAACACCGGATCAGCTGCTGGAACTGACTCTGCCATTTATTGAAAAGGCAGGATACGTACAGGAATCTATCGATGCTGATAAGAAAGAATGGCTCAAAGCAGTCGTGTGGTATGTACGTGATCATTTGTATTATGGTGCTCAGGCTCCGGAGAATGTTAAGGTTTTCTTTGAAGATCTCCCCGTGCTTCAGGATCCGGAACTGCTTGCTGTCATGCAGGCTGAAACAAGTGCATTGATCATCAAATCCTTTGCAGAAGAACTGAAGCATCTGGAATCCTTCGATGCTGATTCTATCAAGAGTTGTTTTACCCGCCTGATGAAGGAAACAAAAGTCAAAGGAAAAGCTGCATTTGAACCAGTTAGAATTGCTTTGACAGGTGTTACCCATGGACCTGGCCTCTATGATATGATTGCATTATTTGGTAAAGAAAAGGCCGTCAAACGCTTAGAAGATGCTTTGGCGTATTGTTCTGACAATTAA
- the raiA gene encoding ribosome-associated translation inhibitor RaiA: MELTVRGKNLEITDALHTYVEKHTGKIQRYFDKPIKINVLLRISNMTKTCEVTVFVDGVILRGVEKSDDMYKSIDLVFDKVERQIHKYKTRLAKKFKERNTLSKQFMQEEEAVQPVSESAFEIVKTKHFNITPMSPEEAILQMNLLGHSFFMFFNSETEGMAVVYRRDDGKYGLIDANK; encoded by the coding sequence ATGGAGTTAACAGTAAGAGGCAAAAATCTTGAGATCACCGATGCTTTACATACTTATGTAGAAAAGCATACGGGAAAGATTCAGAGGTACTTTGATAAACCCATTAAGATCAATGTTTTACTTCGCATTTCCAATATGACGAAAACTTGTGAAGTGACAGTGTTTGTTGATGGCGTAATTCTTCGTGGTGTTGAAAAGTCTGACGATATGTACAAATCGATCGACCTTGTTTTTGACAAAGTTGAAAGACAGATTCATAAATATAAGACACGCCTGGCAAAAAAATTCAAAGAAAGAAACACGCTCAGCAAACAGTTCATGCAGGAAGAAGAAGCTGTACAGCCTGTATCTGAATCTGCTTTTGAAATTGTTAAGACCAAACATTTCAACATTACCCCAATGTCTCCGGAAGAAGCAATTCTTCAGATGAATCTTTTAGGACATAGTTTCTTCATGTTCTTCAATTCCGAGACCGAAGGAATGGCTGTCGTTTATCGCAGAGATGACGGCAAGTATGGTCTGATTGACGCTAACAAATAA